The following are encoded in a window of Etheostoma cragini isolate CJK2018 chromosome 7, CSU_Ecrag_1.0, whole genome shotgun sequence genomic DNA:
- the kcng1 gene encoding potassium voltage-gated channel subfamily G member 1, with amino-acid sequence MTLLAGDGSDYDYSALSCASDSSLNGPPLHEEEARKGAFYKRAQRVPELSSIHENTLSGARKLHAIINVGGLRYQLPWTTLEDFPLSRLGQLHLCSSFDEIMRICDDYDVTHNEFFFDRSPCAFRTILTFLRAGKLRSLREMCALSFREELLYWGVPEESLEWCCRRRLLQRVEEFEAMERAEEEEDLLEDLLDSDSGHREHATESRLNRCMAKLRDMVERPHSGLPGKIFACLSVLFVTITAVNLSISTMPAMREEEEAGTCSQMCYNIFIVETVCVAWFSLEFTLRFIQDRSKLAFLRQPLNLIDVVAILPYYITLVVDSTSYGEKRLGSGNSYLDKVGLVLRVLRALRILYVMRLARHSLGLQTLGLTARRCTREFGLLLLFLCVAIALYSPLLYLIENEMAVTQEFTSIPATYWWAVITMTTVGYGDMVPRSIPGQVVALSSILSGILLMAFPVTSIFHTFSRSYVELKQEQQRLLQRRTHFLLRSRMAGLGSNLSLESDVLFPMGASDVRGKDK; translated from the exons ATGACCCTGTTGGCGGGCGATGGCTCCGACTACGACTACAGTGCCCTGAGCTGTGCCTCTGATTCCTCCCTCAACGGACCCCCCTTACACGAAGAGGAGGCTCGGAAGGGGGCCTTCTACAAGAGGGCGCAACGGGTCCCGGAGCTCAGCTCCATCCATGAGAACACCCTGTCCGGCGCCCGCAAACTCCACGCCATCATCAATGTGGGCGGCCTGCGCTACCAGCTGCCCTGGACCACCTTAGAGGACTTCCCCCTGTCCCGGCTGGGCCAGCTGCACCTCTGCAGCAGCTTTGACGAGATCATGCGCATCTGCGATGACTACGATGTCACGCACAATGAGTTCTTCTTCGACCGCAGCCCCTGTGCCTTCCGCACCATCCTGACCTTCCTGCGGGCGGGGAAGTTGCGCTCCCTCAGGGAGATGTGCGCCCTCTCCTTCAGGGAGGAGCTGCTCTACTGGGGGGTCCCCGAGGAGAGCCTGGAGTGGTGCTGCCGCCGCCGGCTGCTGCAGCGCGTGGAGGAGTTCGAAGCGATGGAGagagcggaggaggaggaggacctgTTGGAGGATCTGTTGGATTCAGACAGTGGACACAGGGAGCACGCAACCGAGTCAAGACTCAATCGGTGCATGGCCAAGCTCCGGGATATGGTGGAGAGGCCTCACTCGGGCCTGCCGGGGAAGATCTTTGCTTGTTTGTCAGTACTGTTTGTCACCATCACCGCCGTCAACCTGTCCATAAGCACCATGCCCGCcatgagggaggaggaggaggcg GGCACATGTTCCCAGATGTGCTACAACATCTTCATAGTGGAGACGGTGTGCGTGGCCTGGTTCTCCCTGGAGTTCACACTGCGCTTCATTCAGGACCGCAGCAAGCTGGCCTTCCTCCGGCAGCCCCTGAACCTGATCGACGTGGTGGCCATCCTTCCGTACTACATCACCCTGGTGGTGGACAGCACCTCCTATGGGGAGAAGCGCCTGGGCTCTGGCAACAGCTACCTGGACAAAGTAGGCTTGGTGCTCCGCGTCCTGAGAGCCCTGCGCATCCTCTACGTGATGCGACTGGCTCGCCACTCTTTGGGCCTGCAGACTCTGGGCCTAACCGCCCGCCGCTGCACACGGGAGTTCGGACTGCTCCTTCTCTTCCTGTGTGTAGCCATCGCACTCTATTCCCCCTTGCTGTACTTGATTGAGAACGAAATGGCCGTCACGCAAGAGTTCACGAGCATCCCCGCCACCTACTGGTGGGCCGTGATCACCATGACGACTGTGGGCTACGGGGACATGGTGCCGAGGAGCATCCCAGGTCAGGTGGTGGCTCTGAGCAGCATCCTGAGTGGGATCCTCCTCATGGCCTTCCCCGTCACCTCCATCTTCCACACCTTCTCGCGCAGCTACGTGGAGCTGAAGCAGGAGCAGCAGCGGCTGCTGCAGAGGAGGACACACTTCCTGCTGCGCAGCCGCATGGCCGGCCTAGGCAGCAACCTGTCCTTAGAGAGTGACGTGCTCTTCCCTATGGGGGCGTCTGACGTCAGAGGCAAGGACAAGTGA